A single genomic interval of Lasioglossum baleicum unplaced genomic scaffold, iyLasBale1 scaffold1792, whole genome shotgun sequence harbors:
- the LOC143220985 gene encoding ruvB-like 2 produces MFLLQQQMARDISKKPSLALDQLRQILPTMCAVAAAKVQEVREITRIERIGAHSHIRGLGLNDSLEPRHVSQGMVGQLTARRAAGVVLEMIKDGKIAGRAILLAGQPGTGKTAIAMGMAQALGMDTPFTSMAGSEIYSLEMSKTEALTQAIRKSIGVRIKEETEIIEGEVVEIQVDRPATGVGAKVGKLTLKTTEMETIYDLGNKMIDSLMKEKVQAGDVITIDKATGKINRLGRSFTRARDYDATGSQTRFVQCPEGELQKRKEVVHTVTLHEVDVINSRTHGFLALFSGDTGEIKSEVRDQINAKVAEWREEGKAEIVPGVLFIDEVHMLDIECFSFLNRALENEMAPVVIMATNRGITRIRGTNYKSPHGIPIDLLDRMIIVPTSPYQEKELKEILKIRCEEEDCEMADDALTVLTRIALETSLRYAIQLITTASLVSRRRKSTEVNIDDVKRVYSLFLDENRSTQFLKEYQDDFMFNEMPEEPMEIS; encoded by the exons CCTTCCTACCATGTGT GCTGTTGCAGCTGCAAAAGTTCAAGAAGTTCGTGAAATCACAAGAATAGAAAGAATTGGTGCTCATTCTCATATTAGAGGCTTAGGGTTGAATGATAGTTTAGAACCCCGTCAT GTATCCCAAGGAATGGTTGGTCAACTTACGGCACGTAGGGCTGCGGGTGTTGTTCTCGAGATGATCAAAGATGGTAAAATAGCAGGCAGAGCTATATTGTTGGCAGGCCAACCTGGCACTGGAAAAACTGCTATTGCTATGGGAATGGCACAAGCTTTGGGGATGGATACTCCATTTACTTCGATGGCAGGTTCTGAAATCTATTCTTTAGAAATGAGTAAAACCGAAGCTTTAACTCAAGCTATTAGAAAATCAATTGGTGTTAGAATTAAAGAGGAAACAGAAATCATAGAAGGTGAAGTAGTTGAAATTCAAGTGGACAGACCTGCTACAGGTGTAGGTGCTAAAGTTGGTAAATTAACACTGAAGACAACAGAGATGGAAACGATTTATGATTTAGGAAACAAAATGATCGATAGTTTGATGAAAGAAAAA GTACAAGCTGGAGATGTGATTACAATTGACAAAGCTACAGGAAAAATAAATAGACTTGGAAGGTCATTCACCAGAGCTCGCGATTATGACGCAACTGGTTCTCAAACTCGCTTTGTGCAATGTCCCGAGGGTGAATTACAAAAACGCAAAGAGGTCGTACATACAGTGACCTTACACGAAGTTGATGTTATAAACAGTAGAACCCATGGGTTTTTGGCTTTATTTTCTGGAGATACAGGAGAAATTAAATCAGAAGTACGAGATCAAATAAATGCTAAAGTCGCCGAATGGCGCGAGGAAGGAAAAGCAGAAATTGTTCCAGGCGTTTTATTTATCGACGAAGTTCATATGCTCGACATTGAATGTTTCTCGTTTCTTAATCGCGCACTCGAAAATGAAATGGCACCAGTCGTTATCATGGCTACAAATAGAG GTATTACAAGAATTAGGGGTACAAATTACAAAAGTCCACATGGCATTCCAATAGATTTATTAGATCGTATGATCATCGTTCCAACTAGTCCCTATCAAGAGAAAGAATTGAAGGAAATTCTAAAAATAAGATGCGAAGAAGAAGATTGCGAAATGGCAGACGATGCTTTAACGGTTCTCACCAGGATCGCATTAGAAACGTCATTGAGATACGCGATTCAGTTGATTACGACCGCTTCTCTCGTTAGTCGGCGTAGAAAGAGTACAGAA GTCAATATCGATGACGTGAAGCGCGTGTACTCGTTGTTCCTCGATGAAAACAGATCTACGCAATTTCTCAAAGAATATCAAGATGATTTTATGTTCAATGAAATGC CGGAAGAACCTatggaaatatcgtaa